A genomic segment from Kyrpidia tusciae DSM 2912 encodes:
- a CDS encoding DUF2905 domain-containing protein: protein MHPVAKTLIAIGAVLVVAGLLWQFVGRWLPLGRLPGDIVIRKEGFSFYFPIVTSLLLSAVLTLLAWLWNWLGRQ from the coding sequence GTGCATCCCGTCGCAAAAACACTGATCGCGATCGGTGCGGTCCTTGTGGTTGCGGGGCTTTTGTGGCAGTTTGTCGGGCGATGGCTGCCCCTGGGGCGACTGCCCGGGGACATTGTCATTCGCAAGGAGGGCTTTTCATTTTATTTTCCCATCGTAACCAGTTTGCTCCTGAGCGCAGTGCTAACGCTTCTCGCCTGGTTATGGAATTGGTTGGGACGGCAATAA
- a CDS encoding anti-sigma factor domain-containing protein codes for MKGIVIKTDESEAIVLTRDRRFVRVPYRPGLAVGQETEVPPQRLWNAGDSRRWKMLRTWGWAAAAVVILLAGIGWRLYQDVQIPSSAYAYVTVDSDQAVEFAIDQSSHVTDLRVIGHSGQAVDPGGLKGLPVSEAVAAWVHRAVAQQRIQDGGEVFIATTPGDRLPAVTARAALDQLNREVAYAVANAVKKDLDLVHVDALQVPEEIRKKALVQGMSPGRYYLYAMAKERGMAVNLEEFRSQSLTALFSNYRELTGLLQQIQEQGSHRDQRF; via the coding sequence GTGAAAGGGATTGTCATAAAGACCGATGAGAGCGAGGCCATTGTGCTCACCCGGGATCGCCGCTTCGTTCGGGTGCCATATCGTCCGGGGTTGGCGGTGGGCCAGGAGACCGAGGTCCCGCCGCAACGGTTGTGGAACGCGGGTGACAGCCGCCGTTGGAAAATGCTCCGCACCTGGGGATGGGCGGCGGCTGCCGTCGTGATACTTTTGGCGGGGATCGGGTGGCGATTGTATCAAGATGTCCAGATCCCTTCGTCTGCGTATGCCTATGTGACCGTGGACAGTGATCAAGCGGTGGAATTTGCAATAGACCAGTCCAGTCACGTTACGGATCTTCGGGTCATTGGCCATTCCGGCCAGGCGGTAGATCCCGGCGGGCTTAAGGGGTTGCCCGTCTCTGAGGCGGTCGCCGCCTGGGTGCACCGCGCCGTCGCCCAGCAGCGAATACAAGACGGTGGAGAAGTGTTTATCGCCACCACCCCCGGGGATCGGCTTCCCGCCGTCACCGCCCGGGCGGCTCTGGACCAACTCAATCGAGAGGTGGCCTACGCTGTCGCCAATGCGGTAAAAAAAGATCTCGATCTCGTTCATGTGGATGCCCTTCAAGTGCCGGAGGAGATTCGGAAAAAAGCCTTGGTCCAGGGGATGTCGCCGGGGCGGTACTATCTGTATGCGATGGCGAAGGAACGGGGCATGGCCGTCAATCTCGAGGAGTTTCGAAGCCAGTCCCTGACCGCATTATTTAGCAATTATCGAGAGTTAACGGGTTTGTTACAGCAGATTCAAGAACAGGGGTCCCATCGGGATCAGCGGTTTTAA
- the ruvB gene encoding Holliday junction branch migration DNA helicase RuvB, translating to MQERMVSAHYTGEDGQLESLRPRNLNEYIGQDQVKENLRVFITAAKMRREALDHVLLYGPPGLGKTTLAGIIAHELGVQMHTTSGPAIERPGDLAAILTNLSEGDVLFIDEIHRLSRVVEEILYPAMEDYALDFIIGKGPSARSIRLDLPPFTLIGATTRAGLLSSPLRDRFGVVGHLEYYSQEDLCRIVRRAAQILQVPLEPEGAEEIARRSRGTPRVAGRLLKRVRDFAQVDGHGKIDREVAAAALERIQVDSAGLDALDHRLLLTMIDHFGGGPVGLETLSATLGEEPDTIEDVYEPYLLQIGFIQRTPRGRVVTERACAHLGRCLAGGPAGKGQRG from the coding sequence GTGCAAGAGCGGATGGTGTCAGCACATTATACCGGGGAGGATGGGCAGCTTGAGTCCCTGCGGCCTCGGAACCTGAACGAGTATATCGGCCAAGATCAGGTGAAAGAGAACCTTCGAGTTTTTATCACCGCGGCCAAGATGCGCCGGGAGGCGCTGGACCATGTGCTGTTGTACGGACCACCGGGATTGGGGAAAACCACTTTGGCCGGGATCATCGCCCATGAACTCGGTGTCCAGATGCACACCACTTCTGGGCCGGCGATTGAAAGGCCGGGAGATCTGGCGGCGATTCTCACCAACCTGAGTGAGGGAGATGTCCTTTTTATTGATGAGATCCATCGGTTGTCCCGGGTGGTGGAAGAGATTCTCTATCCGGCGATGGAAGATTATGCCCTTGATTTTATCATCGGCAAGGGGCCCAGTGCCCGGTCGATTCGTTTAGATCTTCCGCCTTTTACATTGATCGGTGCCACCACCCGGGCGGGGTTGCTGTCTTCCCCCCTCAGGGATCGGTTCGGGGTCGTGGGCCATCTGGAGTATTACAGCCAAGAGGATTTGTGCCGCATTGTTCGGCGGGCGGCCCAGATCCTCCAAGTCCCCCTGGAACCGGAGGGGGCTGAAGAGATCGCCCGGCGGTCCCGGGGCACTCCCCGGGTGGCGGGCCGGCTGCTCAAACGGGTGCGAGATTTCGCCCAGGTGGACGGTCACGGCAAGATTGATCGGGAGGTGGCGGCGGCCGCCCTGGAGCGGATTCAGGTCGATTCCGCCGGGCTTGATGCGTTGGATCACCGACTGTTGTTGACGATGATCGATCATTTTGGCGGGGGCCCCGTGGGTCTTGAAACCTTGTCGGCCACGTTGGGCGAGGAACCCGACACCATCGAAGATGTCTACGAGCCGTACTTGCTGCAGATTGGTTTCATTCAGCGCACACCGCGGGGCCGGGTGGTGACCGAGCGGGCCTGCGCGCACCTGGGACGGTGCCTGGCAGGCGGACCGGCCGGAAAGGGCCAGAGGGGGTAG
- the spoVB gene encoding stage V sporulation protein B, with protein MGAGQFFRGALILTVAALITRVMGFVYRFFLANLIHDQGMGLFQTVSPLLSFVLTLTTLSLSTAVSKCVAEAAATEDTGFIQRVLLISFGVVTGLSAAGTLALLAAAPWLARTIFHNPDIYPLLVAMLPLIPIISIASVVRGYLQGLQHMNPLAVSVILEQTIRIGSVYWLIGFALPHGLPYAVAAAMVGSVLGELAGLLFLLWRARPLTPTGTWAVWRHVNGRRSSTRSAVRALQSIAIPVTASRLLGSFAYALEPVFVHRSLIIAGMTASMATAFYGQYAGMAAPLILLPTVVTYSLSTALVPAVSEAAAEQRTGLIRRRLSQALRISAIIGFPTSAWLYLFAEPLSEGLYHNASVAVIVKQLAPVGFLLYLQAPLASILQGLDRADLAMRNSIAGSVLRLGLIWWLASQSAYHILGVLWAVVASICFTTLLHSVSLGRLIGFPIPAMDLVKIALATFGTYAWMSYVTLWTQSPWAEILLSATLGAAVYTALLMLLGVVHPNSLVRLIRAIPRGPTA; from the coding sequence ATGGGAGCTGGGCAATTCTTTCGAGGGGCCTTGATCTTGACCGTGGCCGCTCTGATCACCCGAGTGATGGGCTTTGTTTACCGATTCTTTCTCGCCAACCTCATTCACGATCAGGGCATGGGCCTCTTTCAGACCGTGTCCCCGTTGCTGAGCTTTGTGCTGACGTTGACAACCCTCAGCTTGTCCACAGCCGTCTCCAAGTGCGTGGCCGAAGCAGCGGCGACCGAGGATACCGGGTTTATTCAGCGGGTGCTGCTCATCTCCTTCGGTGTGGTGACCGGCTTGTCCGCCGCCGGCACCCTGGCCCTTCTGGCGGCCGCCCCCTGGCTCGCCAGGACCATTTTTCACAATCCCGACATCTATCCCTTGCTCGTGGCCATGCTCCCCCTGATTCCCATCATCAGCATCGCCTCGGTGGTACGCGGGTACCTTCAGGGACTGCAACATATGAACCCTTTGGCCGTCTCCGTCATTCTTGAACAGACGATTCGCATCGGCAGCGTCTATTGGCTCATCGGTTTTGCCCTGCCCCACGGTCTGCCCTACGCTGTGGCCGCGGCGATGGTTGGGTCGGTTTTGGGAGAACTTGCCGGTCTGCTTTTTTTGCTCTGGCGGGCTCGCCCGCTGACTCCCACCGGAACTTGGGCCGTTTGGCGCCACGTGAACGGCCGGCGAAGTTCCACCCGATCTGCCGTCCGAGCTCTCCAGAGCATCGCCATCCCCGTAACCGCCAGCCGACTGTTGGGATCTTTCGCCTATGCCCTGGAACCCGTCTTCGTGCACCGCTCGTTGATCATCGCGGGGATGACTGCTTCGATGGCCACCGCCTTTTACGGACAATATGCGGGCATGGCCGCGCCTCTGATCCTCCTGCCCACCGTGGTGACCTACTCGCTGTCCACGGCCCTGGTCCCCGCCGTGTCCGAAGCGGCGGCGGAACAGCGAACGGGCCTCATCCGGCGCCGCCTTTCTCAGGCGTTGCGCATCTCGGCCATCATCGGCTTTCCCACATCCGCCTGGCTCTATTTATTTGCCGAACCCTTGTCCGAAGGACTGTACCACAACGCCTCGGTGGCCGTCATCGTCAAACAGCTCGCTCCGGTGGGATTTCTGTTGTACCTCCAGGCCCCCCTCGCCAGCATTTTACAGGGGCTGGACCGGGCAGATCTCGCCATGCGCAATTCCATCGCGGGATCCGTCCTGCGCCTCGGGCTCATCTGGTGGCTCGCCTCCCAGAGCGCCTACCATATTCTGGGTGTTCTGTGGGCGGTGGTGGCATCGATCTGCTTCACCACCCTCCTCCACAGTGTTTCCTTGGGAAGACTGATCGGATTTCCCATACCGGCCATGGACCTGGTCAAAATCGCCCTGGCCACTTTTGGAACCTACGCCTGGATGAGTTATGTGACGCTGTGGACCCAGTCCCCCTGGGCTGAGATCTTGCTCTCAGCCACCCTGGGTGCCGCGGTCTACACCGCTTTGCTCATGCTGCTTGGCGTCGTACACCCGAACAGCCTGGTTCGTTTGATCCGCGCCATCCCCCGGGGCCCCACCGCCTAA
- a CDS encoding post-transcriptional regulator, with amino-acid sequence MPMLAPEEWPMMSPEELTRSIEELCHSKAREFAVLGYDNVTGQEIWQCVSSRYKDGLPALHRIVNDILSLKPTQYMDWAMVKAMKGE; translated from the coding sequence ATGCCGATGCTTGCGCCGGAGGAATGGCCGATGATGTCACCCGAGGAGTTGACCCGGAGCATTGAGGAGTTGTGCCACAGCAAGGCAAGGGAATTTGCGGTGCTCGGTTACGATAATGTCACGGGGCAGGAAATCTGGCAGTGTGTCTCTTCCCGGTACAAAGACGGTCTTCCGGCCCTTCATCGGATCGTCAACGACATTCTTTCTCTTAAACCCACCCAGTATATGGATTGGGCCATGGTGAAGGCGATGAAAGGCGAATAG
- the secD gene encoding protein translocase subunit SecD: MSRSAKPVWKRIALFFLFIILFGALAGWTTPKVIHRIVLGLDLRGGFDVLYQIVPPPGQKVDQDAVKATVAALDRRINALGVAEPSIQVEGTDRIRVQLAGVSDQENARKMLGKPAVLEFRAPDGTVLLTGKDLKSNAKYEADPQTNAPLVAVEFRDPAKFRDITQKYLGQPLAIVLDGQVISAPQIRTVIPDGHAVIEGEKTPDDAIRLANLLNAGALPYPLKELSSTAVGATLGQAALHQTMIAAGIAVAAIFLFMIIMYRIPGVIAVISLVAYMYLIIVVFAGLKVTLTLPGLAALVLGVGMAVDANIITYERIRDEFTSGKSLISAFVTGTRKSLGTILDSNITTVIAGIVLYFFGTGSIRGFAVALVVSIIISMLTAVFLSRWLLHLVVTANWLHRPGWYGLKEGGEAR; this comes from the coding sequence ATGAGCCGTTCAGCAAAACCTGTATGGAAACGGATTGCGTTATTTTTTTTGTTCATCATTCTTTTTGGCGCCCTGGCGGGATGGACGACCCCGAAGGTGATTCACCGGATCGTTCTGGGTCTCGACCTGCGGGGCGGTTTTGATGTTTTGTATCAAATTGTCCCGCCCCCCGGCCAAAAGGTTGACCAGGATGCCGTCAAGGCGACGGTGGCGGCGTTGGACCGGCGCATCAATGCGCTGGGGGTGGCGGAACCGTCGATCCAGGTGGAAGGGACCGACCGCATTCGGGTACAGCTTGCCGGTGTATCCGATCAGGAAAACGCCAGGAAAATGTTGGGCAAGCCGGCGGTGTTGGAGTTCAGGGCTCCGGACGGCACGGTTCTCTTGACGGGAAAAGATCTCAAAAGTAATGCCAAATACGAAGCCGATCCCCAGACCAACGCGCCGCTGGTGGCGGTGGAATTCCGGGATCCGGCCAAGTTCCGGGATATTACGCAAAAATACCTGGGCCAGCCCCTCGCGATTGTGCTCGACGGCCAGGTGATCAGCGCTCCCCAGATAAGGACAGTCATCCCAGATGGCCATGCGGTGATTGAAGGAGAAAAGACCCCGGATGACGCGATTCGCCTGGCGAATTTGCTGAATGCGGGCGCGCTGCCTTACCCATTGAAGGAGCTCAGCTCCACGGCGGTGGGGGCGACGTTGGGACAGGCCGCCCTTCATCAAACGATGATCGCGGCGGGAATTGCGGTGGCGGCGATTTTCCTGTTCATGATCATTATGTACCGAATCCCCGGCGTGATCGCGGTGATTTCTTTGGTCGCTTACATGTACTTGATCATCGTGGTTTTTGCGGGGCTCAAGGTCACGCTGACGCTGCCCGGTTTGGCGGCCCTGGTGCTCGGGGTGGGCATGGCGGTGGATGCCAACATCATTACCTATGAGCGGATCCGGGACGAGTTTACCAGTGGGAAGTCTCTCATATCGGCTTTTGTTACCGGGACGCGCAAATCCCTGGGGACGATTCTCGACTCCAACATCACCACGGTGATTGCGGGGATAGTGCTGTATTTCTTCGGAACGGGCTCGATTCGCGGCTTCGCCGTGGCCTTGGTGGTGAGCATCATCATCAGCATGTTGACGGCTGTGTTTTTAAGCCGCTGGCTCTTGCATCTGGTGGTTACAGCCAACTGGCTGCACCGGCCGGGATGGTACGGGCTGAAGGAAGGGGGCGAGGCGCGGTGA
- the secF gene encoding protein translocase subunit SecF — translation MKVLFPITRHRKWYFAFSLLITVLGIVVILLFGFNLGTDFRAGSRVQMDLGPGWETQDIVHLFQNQGLSVSAADVTSAGARGETAVVRLKDRLDPAKEPQLTAAIQKQYPQAKIGIDSVEPLVARELSRNAMYGIGLASLGILVYVAIRFEFRFGVTGVVALLHDAFIVISLFALLRREIDLPFIAAVLTIVGYSINDTIVIFDRIRDNLKNAKIKTIEDLEHLVDQSLWQTMRRSIYTVLTVVIAALSLFLFGSASIHNFSLALLIGLISGAYSSIFIASPLWVAWRGRELRRTAAK, via the coding sequence GTGAAGGTTCTGTTTCCCATCACTCGCCACCGAAAATGGTACTTTGCATTTTCGCTTTTAATTACGGTGCTGGGGATTGTGGTGATCCTTCTGTTCGGGTTCAATCTCGGCACAGATTTTCGCGCCGGAAGTCGAGTTCAGATGGACCTGGGCCCGGGGTGGGAAACCCAGGATATCGTTCATCTTTTCCAGAACCAGGGCCTGTCCGTTTCGGCGGCCGACGTGACGTCGGCCGGGGCCCGGGGGGAGACGGCGGTGGTGCGTCTCAAGGATCGCCTGGATCCGGCGAAAGAGCCTCAACTCACGGCGGCGATTCAAAAACAGTATCCCCAGGCCAAGATCGGCATCGACAGCGTGGAACCCCTGGTTGCCCGGGAGTTGAGCCGCAATGCGATGTACGGGATCGGGCTGGCATCCCTTGGCATCTTGGTTTATGTGGCGATTCGGTTTGAATTTCGCTTTGGCGTGACGGGGGTGGTGGCCCTTCTCCACGACGCTTTTATTGTGATTTCGCTCTTCGCCCTTTTGCGTCGGGAGATCGATTTGCCTTTTATCGCGGCGGTCCTGACCATCGTGGGGTACTCGATCAACGACACCATCGTGATCTTCGACCGAATCCGGGACAACTTGAAAAACGCCAAAATCAAGACCATCGAAGACCTGGAGCACCTGGTGGATCAAAGTTTGTGGCAGACGATGCGCCGGTCGATCTATACCGTGCTCACGGTGGTGATCGCCGCTTTGAGCCTGTTTTTGTTCGGAAGCGCGTCCATTCACAATTTCTCACTAGCTCTGCTCATCGGTCTCATCAGCGGGGCCTACTCTTCGATTTTTATTGCGAGTCCCCTCTGGGTAGCGTGGCGGGGCCGGGAACTGCGGCGGACGGCGGCCAAATGA
- the queA gene encoding tRNA preQ1(34) S-adenosylmethionine ribosyltransferase-isomerase QueA — protein MRVEDFDYDLPPDRIAQVPSADRTASRLLVLYRDSGRMEHRHFRDLVDYAVPGDALILNDTRVIPARLLGVKAGGGGQVECLLLRRDDPEQDPDLWRVLVKPGRRVHPGHRLVFGDGALEAEVLDTTEEGGRLVRFRYTGDWEDLLKRLGEMPLPPYIKERRADSGRYQTVYARVPGSVAAPTAGLHFTEELLEQLRDRGMEVGTITLHVGLGTFRPVQVARVEEHHMHAEYFRIPSETAELVSRVRERGGRIWAVGTTVCRALESAALRGWGPREGWTDLFIYPGFSFRVVDRLITNFHLPKSTLLMLVSALAGREQILGAYQEAIEKGYRFFSFGDAMLITTES, from the coding sequence TTGCGGGTCGAGGATTTTGATTACGACCTCCCGCCCGACCGAATCGCCCAGGTGCCGTCGGCAGACCGGACGGCGTCCCGGCTGTTGGTGTTGTACAGGGATTCGGGGAGGATGGAACACCGGCACTTTCGGGATCTGGTGGATTACGCGGTGCCCGGAGATGCCCTCATCCTCAACGACACCCGGGTGATCCCCGCCCGTCTCCTCGGTGTGAAAGCAGGCGGTGGCGGTCAGGTGGAGTGTTTGCTGTTGCGCCGGGACGATCCGGAACAGGATCCGGATCTATGGCGGGTGCTGGTCAAACCCGGGCGTCGCGTGCATCCCGGGCATCGGCTTGTATTCGGCGATGGAGCGCTGGAAGCGGAGGTCTTGGATACGACGGAGGAAGGCGGCCGCTTGGTCCGTTTCCGGTATACCGGGGATTGGGAGGATTTGCTAAAGCGCCTGGGAGAGATGCCTCTGCCTCCTTACATCAAAGAGCGGAGGGCGGATTCCGGACGGTATCAAACGGTGTACGCCCGGGTTCCGGGGTCGGTGGCGGCGCCCACGGCGGGTCTTCATTTTACCGAGGAGCTGCTGGAACAGTTGAGGGACAGGGGCATGGAGGTCGGCACCATCACCCTCCACGTCGGCCTCGGTACCTTCCGGCCGGTCCAGGTTGCCCGGGTGGAGGAGCACCACATGCACGCGGAATATTTTCGAATCCCTTCTGAGACGGCGGAGTTGGTGTCCCGGGTGAGGGAGCGGGGTGGGCGCATCTGGGCCGTTGGGACCACGGTGTGCCGGGCTCTGGAAAGTGCGGCGCTCCGGGGTTGGGGGCCCCGGGAAGGGTGGACGGATCTCTTCATTTACCCCGGATTTTCTTTTCGCGTGGTGGACCGCCTGATCACCAATTTTCACCTGCCCAAATCCACGTTGTTGATGCTGGTCAGCGCCTTGGCGGGGCGGGAACAGATCCTGGGCGCATACCAGGAGGCCATCGAAAAAGGGTATCGATTTTTTTCCTTCGGGGACGCCATGTTGATCACAACCGAATCGTAA
- a CDS encoding DUF421 domain-containing protein, giving the protein MGLWIGRTVFVYLFVLIVMRIMGRREIGKLSIFDLVVSIMIAELSAIALEDPRGARLWHAVATIALLAGLQLAVSQLSLRSSWFRRLIDGRPVAVIEGGHLQERAMGRLRYNLDDLMMQLREKGIFRVDDVELALMEPSGKLSVWLKEGRQPVNREDLGMGGQTGALPVILVLDGEPYSPGLARLGRDSGWLKQELAARGYPDVRRIFYAHIDSRGGWYVDPKDSAAGTAGARGGPGLGGGAPGDGADQTNQAVRVYDAKQHEQSGVDRGTQGG; this is encoded by the coding sequence ATGGGGTTGTGGATCGGGCGCACAGTTTTTGTTTATCTGTTTGTCCTTATCGTGATGCGCATTATGGGCCGTCGGGAGATTGGCAAGCTGTCCATCTTTGATCTGGTGGTCTCGATTATGATTGCGGAATTGTCCGCCATTGCACTCGAAGACCCCCGCGGGGCGCGGCTGTGGCACGCCGTGGCAACCATCGCTCTTTTGGCCGGCCTGCAGTTGGCCGTTTCTCAACTTTCACTCCGAAGTTCTTGGTTTCGACGGTTGATCGACGGCCGCCCGGTGGCGGTGATTGAAGGCGGCCATTTGCAGGAAAGGGCGATGGGCCGCCTTCGTTATAACCTCGATGATCTGATGATGCAGTTGCGGGAAAAGGGCATTTTCCGGGTGGACGACGTGGAGTTGGCCCTGATGGAGCCGTCCGGGAAGCTGTCTGTGTGGCTGAAGGAGGGGCGGCAGCCGGTCAATCGTGAGGATCTCGGGATGGGCGGGCAAACCGGAGCCCTGCCGGTGATCCTGGTGTTGGACGGTGAACCTTACTCTCCGGGTTTGGCCCGGCTGGGCCGGGACTCCGGGTGGCTGAAGCAAGAACTGGCCGCGAGGGGATACCCGGACGTGAGGAGAATCTTTTACGCCCACATCGACAGCCGGGGCGGGTGGTATGTGGATCCCAAGGACAGCGCCGCCGGGACGGCGGGTGCCCGGGGCGGACCGGGTTTAGGCGGTGGGGCCCCGGGGGATGGCGCGGATCAAACGAACCAGGCTGTTCGGGTGTACGACGCCAAGCAGCATGAGCAAAGCGGTGTAGACCGCGGCACCCAGGGTGGCTGA
- the yajC gene encoding preprotein translocase subunit YajC translates to MQWQNYSGILSIIVMFAIFYFLLIRPQQKRQKERQAMLSKLQKGDKVVTIGGIHGTVVDLTDDQVTLRVAETTKIVFERSAISSVIKDS, encoded by the coding sequence ATGCAATGGCAAAATTACTCGGGAATCCTGTCGATCATTGTGATGTTTGCGATTTTCTACTTTCTCCTGATTCGCCCCCAGCAAAAAAGGCAGAAAGAACGCCAGGCCATGTTATCTAAGTTGCAAAAAGGCGATAAGGTGGTTACCATTGGAGGGATTCACGGGACCGTGGTGGATTTAACGGACGATCAAGTGACCCTCCGGGTAGCCGAAACGACGAAGATCGTGTTCGAGCGCAGTGCGATATCCAGTGTCATAAAGGACAGTTGA
- the sigI gene encoding RNA polymerase sigma factor SigI — protein sequence MVFPFHRRRNAEEGDLGDLLARAKAGDDGVRDQLLRKYIPFVAKSASRASSRYISRGEDDEFSIALAAFNEAIDRYDGNRGASFLGFADTVIRRRLIDYFRSRENRVRDIPMAELETEDEEDHPYNRIEIRKSLEVYEATQVEAARREEIERYSAWLAEFGISLEELVELSPKHADARWNAIQVAKVIASRPTFSEYLLRKKSLPLKELVDEVGVSRKTLERQRKYIIAIALVLIGDFELLREYIA from the coding sequence ATGGTGTTCCCCTTTCACCGAAGGCGGAATGCGGAAGAGGGCGACCTCGGCGATCTCTTGGCGAGAGCGAAGGCTGGAGACGACGGGGTCCGTGACCAGTTGTTGAGAAAATATATCCCCTTTGTGGCAAAAAGTGCTTCTCGGGCATCCAGCCGGTATATTTCCCGGGGCGAGGATGATGAGTTCAGTATTGCCTTGGCGGCTTTCAACGAGGCCATCGACCGGTACGATGGAAATCGGGGTGCGAGCTTCCTGGGATTTGCCGATACGGTAATCCGACGGCGGCTCATCGATTACTTTCGATCCCGAGAGAACCGGGTTCGGGATATTCCGATGGCGGAACTGGAAACCGAGGACGAGGAAGACCACCCGTACAACAGGATAGAGATTCGAAAATCTCTGGAAGTTTACGAGGCGACGCAGGTTGAGGCTGCGCGTCGAGAGGAGATCGAGCGGTACAGTGCGTGGCTGGCGGAGTTTGGGATTAGCCTGGAAGAGCTGGTGGAGTTGTCCCCGAAGCATGCGGATGCGCGGTGGAATGCGATACAGGTGGCGAAAGTCATTGCCTCCCGGCCGACTTTTTCCGAGTACCTCCTCAGGAAAAAATCCCTCCCGCTCAAGGAACTGGTGGACGAGGTGGGGGTCAGTCGGAAGACGTTAGAACGGCAGCGCAAGTACATCATCGCCATCGCCTTGGTCTTGATTGGAGATTTTGAATTGCTTCGCGAGTACATTGCGTGA
- the tgt gene encoding tRNA guanosine(34) transglycosylase Tgt, which translates to MAVQFHLIKTDPSSRARRGRLYTRHGSVETPVFMPVGTQASVKTMSPHELLDIGVEMILSNTYHLFLRPGHDLIREAGGLHRFMAWPKSVLTDSGGFQVFSLSPLRRISEEGVTFRSHLSGETFFLSPERATEVQNALGADVIMAFDECPPYPAERSYVEESLERTLRWARRCQAAHRRPEDQGLFGIVQGGMELDLRRHAVESLAEMDFPGYAVGGLSVGEPKEKMYDVLEYTTELLPVDKPRYLMGVGAPEDLIEGVRRGVDMFDCVLPTRIARNGTVWTRRGKLVVRNGAYARDYRPLDPECSCYTCRHFTRAYIRHLLKADEILGLRLTTYHNLYFLVHLMQDIRRAIEEDRFAEFRSAFYRTFEIRKSEDAEGGR; encoded by the coding sequence ATGGCAGTACAATTCCATCTCATCAAAACAGATCCCTCCTCCCGGGCGCGCCGGGGGCGGCTGTACACTCGGCACGGCTCGGTAGAAACCCCCGTTTTTATGCCTGTCGGCACCCAGGCCAGCGTGAAAACCATGAGTCCCCATGAACTTCTGGATATTGGGGTCGAGATGATCCTGAGCAATACGTATCACCTGTTTTTGCGCCCTGGCCACGATCTCATTCGGGAGGCGGGCGGGCTTCACCGCTTCATGGCCTGGCCGAAATCGGTTCTGACAGACAGTGGGGGGTTTCAGGTTTTTAGCCTGTCGCCTTTGCGCCGGATCAGCGAAGAGGGCGTGACATTCCGCTCCCACCTCAGCGGGGAGACCTTTTTCCTGTCGCCCGAACGGGCCACCGAAGTACAGAATGCTCTGGGGGCGGATGTGATCATGGCTTTCGATGAGTGCCCGCCCTATCCTGCCGAAAGGTCTTACGTCGAAGAATCCCTGGAGCGGACGTTGCGCTGGGCCAGGCGGTGCCAAGCGGCTCACCGGCGGCCCGAAGACCAGGGGCTGTTTGGGATTGTCCAAGGGGGGATGGAACTCGATCTCCGCCGTCATGCCGTCGAGTCTTTGGCGGAGATGGACTTTCCCGGGTATGCGGTGGGGGGGCTGAGTGTCGGCGAGCCGAAGGAGAAGATGTACGATGTCCTGGAGTACACGACTGAGCTTCTTCCGGTGGACAAACCTCGCTATCTGATGGGAGTGGGGGCGCCGGAGGACCTCATTGAGGGGGTCCGGCGGGGTGTGGACATGTTCGACTGCGTCCTCCCGACCCGGATTGCCCGGAACGGGACGGTGTGGACCCGGCGGGGAAAACTGGTGGTCCGAAACGGGGCCTACGCCCGGGATTACCGGCCGCTGGATCCCGAATGTTCCTGTTACACCTGCCGACATTTCACCCGGGCATACATACGGCATTTGTTAAAAGCCGACGAGATTCTCGGTCTGAGGCTGACCACTTATCACAATCTGTATTTTTTGGTGCACCTCATGCAAGACATTCGGCGGGCGATTGAAGAGGATCGCTTCGCCGAGTTCAGAAGCGCGTTTTACCGGACATTTGAAATCCGGAAATCGGAAGACGCCGAAGGAGGCCGATGA
- a CDS encoding TIGR04086 family membrane protein — protein MADFSGSAPSPSRPSAVAVLYGLIVSLCTALVGILIVASALSWTPLSERSLPYLAFTIHVLAVLAGALWAARMAGERGWYYGTITGLGYALTVTILALTSAEVTWSPAAFIQGVLLVVIGTFGGVIGVNLKRE, from the coding sequence ATGGCCGATTTTTCGGGATCCGCGCCCTCTCCATCTCGTCCATCCGCGGTCGCTGTCTTATACGGGCTGATCGTGAGCCTGTGCACCGCCTTGGTGGGCATCCTGATCGTGGCGTCCGCCCTGAGTTGGACCCCGCTGTCAGAGCGTTCGCTGCCCTATCTCGCCTTTACGATTCACGTTCTGGCCGTCTTGGCCGGAGCCCTGTGGGCCGCCCGCATGGCCGGGGAGCGGGGATGGTACTACGGGACCATCACCGGCCTCGGCTACGCCCTGACGGTGACGATCCTCGCCCTGACCTCCGCGGAGGTCACCTGGAGCCCCGCGGCGTTCATTCAGGGCGTGCTCCTCGTGGTCATCGGAACGTTCGGAGGCGTCATCGGGGTCAACCTGAAACGGGAATAA